From one Agathobaculum sp. NTUH-O15-33 genomic stretch:
- the putP gene encoding sodium/proline symporter PutP: MFISNNLVIIIAFACYLIFMICIGMFFYGKNRTTTEYFLGGRKLGSWVTSMSAQASDMSGWLLMGLPGAAYLSGISAGWIAIGLAVGTYLNWLLVAKPLRQYTKVANDAITLPQFFKNRFQDQSGMISVIAAMFILVFFLFYVASGFVSCAKLFSSVFGIPYLVSLAVGAVVVISYTFAGGFFAVCWTDFFQGLLMFFCVLAVPTIVITELGGVGSFFTQVQTFNPNFLSMFVDGATNTPLTFMGILSLVAWGLGYFGQPHILVRFMGIEKPSAIKKSRHIATVWVLISLTAAVLIGVAGRMYLGDSLLNVSGLEETIYITMVGRIFPVFIGGIFLSAILAAIMSTADSQLLVTASAITEDLYHNKIRPKASAGELMWVSRICVMSVAVIAALIATDQNSTVLGLVSYAWAGFGSAFGPLVLCSLFWRRTNKQGAFAGIIVGGVVDLVWAQLHGGIFDLYEIVPGFVCGLIAIVIVSLLTPAPSAEITDKFDTYRTCEE, from the coding sequence ATGTTTATCAGCAACAACTTGGTGATCATCATCGCCTTCGCGTGCTATCTGATCTTTATGATCTGCATCGGTATGTTTTTCTACGGCAAAAACCGTACCACGACCGAATATTTCCTCGGGGGAAGAAAACTCGGTTCGTGGGTCACGTCCATGTCGGCGCAGGCCAGCGATATGTCGGGCTGGCTGCTCATGGGCCTGCCGGGCGCGGCCTATCTTTCCGGCATTTCCGCGGGCTGGATCGCGATCGGTCTTGCCGTCGGCACCTATTTGAACTGGCTGCTGGTCGCCAAACCGCTGCGCCAGTATACCAAGGTCGCGAACGACGCGATCACGTTGCCGCAATTCTTTAAAAACCGTTTTCAGGATCAAAGCGGTATGATCTCTGTGATCGCCGCCATGTTCATTCTGGTGTTTTTCCTGTTTTATGTGGCTTCCGGCTTCGTTTCGTGCGCCAAGCTGTTCTCTTCCGTGTTCGGCATTCCCTATCTGGTATCGCTGGCCGTGGGCGCGGTGGTCGTCATTTCGTACACCTTCGCGGGCGGCTTTTTCGCTGTTTGCTGGACCGACTTTTTTCAGGGCCTGCTGATGTTCTTCTGCGTGCTCGCGGTGCCCACCATCGTCATCACCGAGCTCGGCGGCGTCGGCTCCTTCTTCACGCAGGTTCAGACGTTTAACCCCAACTTCCTGAGCATGTTTGTCGACGGCGCGACCAATACGCCGCTCACGTTTATGGGTATTCTATCGCTGGTCGCGTGGGGCCTCGGCTACTTCGGCCAGCCGCACATCCTTGTGCGTTTCATGGGCATTGAAAAGCCCTCGGCCATCAAGAAATCCCGCCATATCGCAACCGTATGGGTGCTGATCTCGCTGACGGCGGCCGTGCTCATCGGCGTTGCAGGCCGTATGTATCTGGGCGACAGCCTGCTCAATGTAAGCGGTCTGGAAGAGACGATTTACATTACCATGGTCGGCCGTATTTTCCCGGTGTTCATCGGCGGCATCTTCCTTTCCGCTATTTTGGCCGCGATCATGTCTACGGCGGACAGCCAGCTGCTGGTTACCGCTTCGGCCATCACAGAGGACCTCTACCACAACAAGATCCGACCCAAAGCCTCCGCCGGCGAACTGATGTGGGTCTCCCGCATCTGCGTTATGTCGGTCGCTGTCATCGCGGCGCTCATTGCCACCGATCAGAACAGCACCGTACTCGGTCTGGTTTCCTATGCTTGGGCCGGCTTCGGCTCGGCCTTCGGCCCGTTGGTGCTGTGCTCGCTGTTCTGGCGGCGCACGAACAAGCAGGGCGCTTTTGCCGGCATCATCGTTGGCGGCGTGGTCGATCTGGTCTGGGCGCAGCTGCACGGCGGCATTTTCGATCTGTACGAGATCGTGCCCGGCTTTGTCTGCGGCCTGATTGCCATCGTCATCGTCAGCCTGCTGACCCCGGCCCCCTCGGCTGAGATTACGGATAAGTTCGATACCTACCGTACCTGCGAGGAGTAA
- a CDS encoding DUF3006 domain-containing protein, whose protein sequence is MKQSGIVDRFEGDFVIVEIDDELIRFPRAEAPAMVAEGMVVTVENGRITAIDELETQRIEDDMRRRFERLLGKNMDD, encoded by the coding sequence ATGAAACAATCCGGTATTGTGGATCGCTTTGAAGGCGATTTCGTCATCGTCGAGATCGATGACGAGCTGATCCGTTTTCCCCGCGCCGAAGCACCCGCCATGGTAGCGGAGGGTATGGTCGTCACCGTTGAAAATGGCCGCATCACCGCTATTGACGAACTGGAGACCCAGCGCATTGAAGACGATATGCGCCGCCGGTTCGAGCGCTTGCTCGGCAAGAATATGGACGACTAA
- a CDS encoding tRNA (mnm(5)s(2)U34)-methyltransferase produces MQLNTLGAVHEFLRRQVRPGAVCVDATAGRGRDTALLCRLAGEAGRVLAFDIQPEAIRQTRALLEKEGLCAEVIQDSHSHMEAYLPPETADCVVFNFGRLPGGDPAVFTTADTSLPAIDAGLRLLKPGGVMALALYYGGANGYAERDAVLTHLQTLDAKSFTVLRCDWLNRRNDPPIPIFIWKEQGLCGTMKQKGE; encoded by the coding sequence ATGCAGCTCAATACCTTGGGCGCGGTACATGAATTTTTGAGGCGGCAGGTGCGGCCCGGCGCGGTGTGCGTTGACGCGACGGCGGGACGAGGGCGAGACACGGCGCTGCTTTGCAGGCTCGCGGGTGAAGCGGGGCGCGTTTTAGCGTTCGATATCCAACCGGAAGCGATACGGCAAACGCGCGCGCTGCTGGAAAAAGAGGGACTTTGCGCCGAGGTAATACAGGATAGCCACAGCCACATGGAAGCCTACCTGCCGCCTGAAACGGCGGACTGCGTGGTTTTCAATTTCGGTCGCCTGCCGGGCGGCGATCCGGCCGTCTTTACGACGGCAGACACCTCGCTGCCCGCGATCGACGCGGGACTGCGGCTTCTCAAGCCGGGCGGCGTAATGGCGCTGGCGCTGTATTACGGCGGCGCGAACGGCTACGCCGAACGGGACGCGGTGCTGACGCACCTGCAAACGCTGGACGCAAAGTCCTTTACCGTTTTGCGGTGCGACTGGCTCAACCGTCGAAACGACCCGCCGATCCCGATTTTTATCTGGAAAGAACAGGGGCTATGTGGTACAATGAAGCAAAAAGGAGAGTGA
- a CDS encoding diaminopimelate decarboxylase, which produces MEKKPFVTLPEVEEMVKTYPTPFYLYDEKAIRENARKVRQAFAWNPGYREYFAVKATPTPRLIQILHEEGFGCDCSSYTELQMSRACGVTGHDIMFSSNVTPDEDFKLASDLDAIINFDDITHLDYYDRVGTWKETMSCRYNPGGDFVLENEIMDTPQEAKYGMTRDQLSEAFKIMKSKGVKNFGIHAFLASNTVANEYYPALARILFKTAAELQKETGVHIAFINLSGGVGIPYKPWQEPNDILAIGEGVHRAYDEILVPAGMGDVAIYTEMGRFILGPYGALITKCIHHKHTHKEYAGLDACAANLMRPAMYGAYHHITVLGKENALHDRTYDVTGGLCENNDKFAIDRNLPRIDIGDYLFIHDAGAHGFSMGYNYNGKLRSAEVLLREDGTTELMRRAETPKDYFATFDFTHLFDDID; this is translated from the coding sequence ATGGAAAAGAAACCCTTTGTCACCCTCCCCGAAGTGGAGGAGATGGTAAAGACTTACCCCACCCCGTTTTACCTGTACGATGAAAAGGCCATTCGCGAAAACGCCCGCAAGGTACGTCAGGCCTTTGCTTGGAACCCCGGCTACCGCGAGTATTTTGCCGTAAAGGCAACGCCCACCCCGCGCCTGATCCAGATCCTGCACGAGGAAGGCTTTGGCTGCGACTGCTCCTCTTACACGGAGCTTCAGATGAGCCGCGCTTGCGGCGTCACGGGACACGATATCATGTTCTCCTCCAACGTCACGCCGGATGAGGATTTCAAGCTTGCCTCCGATCTGGACGCGATCATCAACTTTGACGATATCACCCATCTGGATTATTACGACCGAGTGGGCACGTGGAAAGAGACCATGTCCTGCCGTTATAATCCGGGCGGCGATTTTGTCCTCGAAAACGAGATCATGGACACTCCGCAAGAAGCCAAGTACGGTATGACCCGCGATCAGCTTTCCGAAGCGTTCAAAATCATGAAGAGCAAGGGCGTCAAAAACTTCGGTATTCACGCGTTTCTTGCTTCCAACACCGTGGCGAACGAGTACTATCCGGCACTGGCCCGCATCCTGTTCAAGACCGCGGCCGAGCTGCAAAAGGAAACCGGCGTGCACATCGCGTTCATCAACCTGTCGGGCGGCGTGGGCATCCCCTATAAGCCGTGGCAGGAGCCGAACGATATCCTCGCGATCGGCGAGGGCGTGCACCGCGCGTATGACGAGATTCTTGTTCCCGCCGGCATGGGCGACGTCGCCATCTACACCGAGATGGGGCGCTTCATTCTCGGCCCCTATGGCGCGTTGATTACGAAGTGCATCCATCACAAGCACACGCACAAGGAATATGCCGGGCTGGACGCCTGCGCGGCCAACCTGATGCGCCCCGCCATGTACGGCGCTTACCATCACATCACCGTGCTGGGCAAGGAAAACGCCCTGCACGACCGCACCTACGATGTGACCGGCGGCTTGTGCGAAAACAACGACAAGTTCGCGATCGACCGCAACCTGCCCCGCATCGACATCGGGGATTACCTGTTCATTCACGACGCGGGCGCGCACGGCTTCTCGATGGGCTACAACTACAACGGCAAGCTTCGCTCCGCCGAGGTTCTGCTCCGCGAGGACGGCACGACCGAGCTCATGCGCCGCGCAGAAACCCCGAAGGACTACTTCGCAACATTTGATTTTACGCATCTGTTCGACGATATCGATTGA
- a CDS encoding ComEC/Rec2 family competence protein — translation MKTRAHRKLRLVLLLLAALLVIADGALSLAGYSFGGSVLTEDTAVHFINVGQGDATLLLSGGDAVLIDAGEASAGDTVVEYLRALGVKKLYAAVATHPHADHIGGMAQVVDAFPIDNFYMGPETANTAAYDRLLTALEKRGIRPIVPEDGETLRFRSDAALEFLGPAPSREKLKNLNDRSLITRFVAGEHSVLLMGDAEAAAEKALLSKHPRLSCEVLKVGHHGSATSSTPAFLRAVHPSVAVISCGQDNDFGHPDPDTLQNLQKVGVSTIHITAEEGAVILPFDQPSVTKENAA, via the coding sequence TTGAAGACCCGCGCACATCGCAAGCTCCGTCTTGTACTGCTGCTTCTCGCGGCACTGTTGGTCATAGCGGACGGCGCGTTGAGCCTTGCCGGTTATTCTTTCGGGGGCTCCGTGCTCACGGAGGACACCGCCGTACACTTTATCAACGTTGGTCAGGGCGACGCGACGCTGCTCCTTTCGGGCGGCGACGCCGTGCTGATCGACGCGGGCGAGGCCTCCGCGGGCGATACGGTGGTCGAATACCTCCGCGCGCTCGGCGTGAAAAAGCTTTACGCGGCCGTCGCGACCCATCCGCACGCCGACCATATCGGCGGCATGGCGCAGGTGGTGGACGCCTTCCCCATCGATAATTTCTACATGGGCCCGGAAACCGCGAACACCGCCGCGTACGACAGGCTGCTCACCGCCCTTGAAAAGCGCGGCATCCGCCCCATCGTTCCCGAGGACGGCGAAACGCTTCGCTTCCGTTCGGACGCGGCGCTCGAATTTCTTGGCCCCGCGCCGTCGCGCGAAAAACTGAAAAACCTAAACGACCGGTCGCTCATCACCCGCTTTGTGGCGGGAGAGCACAGCGTGCTTCTGATGGGCGACGCCGAGGCCGCCGCCGAAAAGGCGCTTCTCAGCAAGCATCCCCGCCTCTCGTGCGAGGTGCTGAAGGTGGGCCACCATGGCAGCGCGACCTCGTCCACCCCCGCGTTTCTCCGTGCCGTTCATCCCTCCGTCGCCGTGATCAGCTGCGGGCAGGATAACGATTTCGGACACCCCGACCCGGATACGCTGCAAAATCTTCAAAAGGTCGGCGTTTCCACCATCCACATCACCGCCGAAGAAGGCGCGGTGATCCTACCGTTCGACCAACCATCTGTCACCAAGGAGAATGCTGCATGA
- a CDS encoding DUF819 family protein, translated as MITNGFTYIAVLVFLAAVLVGAEKLTKWKFFKFVPPVVLLYLLTMVLCTVGAWDMEATAPAYGAMKNNILYAMLVLMLLRCDIRKILKLGPRMLGGFFAASISIAIGFIATYAIMHSQLGADAWKALGALCGSWMGGSGNMVAVQEALHIGPADMGYALVIDSIDYSVWVMFLLWAISFAPQFNKWTKASTSTLDEVCKRLEDEQLANESHITFAGLLFLVGSALLVSAVGQNIGAAINGVAPWLDKATWTVLFVTVVALIAAVTPMGKIAGSAELSNVFLYIVIALLASRASLLEMTDAPMWILSGFMILAIHGIILVVLAKIFKLDMFTCGVASLANIGGTASAPILAASYSGALVPVGVLMALMGYVIGTGGGIIVANIMRLFA; from the coding sequence ATGATCACCAACGGCTTTACTTACATTGCGGTTCTGGTATTTCTGGCCGCCGTTTTGGTCGGCGCGGAAAAGCTGACCAAATGGAAATTCTTCAAGTTTGTGCCGCCTGTCGTGCTGCTGTACCTGCTGACCATGGTGCTTTGCACGGTCGGCGCATGGGATATGGAGGCGACTGCACCCGCGTATGGTGCGATGAAAAACAACATTCTGTACGCCATGCTTGTGTTGATGTTGCTGCGCTGCGATATCCGCAAAATCCTAAAGCTCGGCCCGCGTATGCTGGGCGGCTTCTTCGCGGCAAGTATCTCCATCGCCATCGGCTTTATCGCTACCTACGCCATAATGCACTCCCAGCTCGGTGCGGACGCATGGAAGGCCCTCGGCGCGCTTTGCGGCAGCTGGATGGGCGGTTCGGGCAACATGGTTGCCGTGCAGGAGGCGCTGCATATCGGCCCGGCTGACATGGGCTACGCGCTCGTCATCGACTCGATCGACTATTCCGTTTGGGTCATGTTCCTGTTGTGGGCGATCTCGTTCGCGCCGCAGTTCAACAAGTGGACAAAGGCTTCCACCTCCACGCTCGACGAGGTATGCAAGCGTTTGGAAGACGAGCAGTTGGCGAATGAAAGCCACATCACCTTTGCCGGTTTGCTGTTTCTGGTGGGCAGCGCGCTTTTGGTGTCGGCGGTCGGTCAGAACATCGGTGCGGCTATCAACGGCGTTGCTCCGTGGTTGGATAAGGCGACGTGGACGGTGCTGTTCGTCACGGTTGTCGCGCTGATAGCGGCGGTCACGCCGATGGGCAAGATTGCCGGTTCGGCCGAGCTCTCCAACGTGTTCCTGTATATCGTCATCGCGCTTCTTGCCTCGCGCGCGAGCCTGCTCGAGATGACAGACGCGCCGATGTGGATTCTGTCCGGCTTTATGATTCTCGCGATTCACGGCATCATCCTTGTCGTGCTCGCCAAGATCTTCAAGCTCGATATGTTCACCTGCGGTGTGGCCAGTCTTGCCAATATCGGCGGCACGGCCTCCGCGCCGATTCTGGCGGCGTCCTACTCGGGCGCGCTGGTTCCGGTCGGCGTGCTAATGGCGCTGATGGGTTATGTCATCGGTACCGGCGGCGGTATAATCGTTGCAAATATTATGAGATTGTTTGCGTAA